gcgtaggatggaggttatgcctcttaagtccctaaaagaggactttgatgagtggatccaagatggtgatgtcctttaccctggcaaggtattggatggatgtggcaacgacatcgcttcgttgtatcatcgctagctcataagtgatggttgtcggttagagaaactcccaattgagtaagcgttgcttgttactattatttttattattatattttaaacttgcattacatattgatgttgagatgatgttgagttctgagctgggttttattgagaggagtttattgatatttgtccttaccttcctgccattttacatactcgtacattccacgtactgacgtcattcgacctgcatcgttttatgatgcagatacaggtgttagagatcctcaacaggcgctttgttgaagatcattatttttcagctatttggtgagtccttcttatattcggaggaactctttatcctttaattattgttgagtatcatgtttcttttaaggtagccatggatatgtcattggcaccatctaagagtattagaggcttcatagacagagtttaatgatgtaattggagtagttctcctttgaaactacttaaaaaaaatatttcttctttcattagaagttgttaatggagagcccatataaatatttttattaagtcttccgctgatgaatgaataagtgatgagaccaagtggttctctgagaggccagagatggtttctgagtgccggccacgcctagggtaccctctcggggcgtgacacataAGCTATctcgcattatcttgatacgtgTCTATGATCCCTGAGACTTTATTTAATATCGTCCATAATGACATTCGAAGGGTACCTGAGATAACTTatatcttgattttcaaatgatggttcattttgattattctattgatgctcagatgatgatctaattgtacatgattgctaatgataccctattcgtgcatattgttattgtattatccactgagtcctaCGATAGGTCGAGAATGTTATCATGCACAGCTTTATTACATCTccatcgagtcccttactagaggttcaggtacgctatatgatgatatgatgatgcaatgatatggttatggaaCCGAGTCCCACGATGGACCAGGTACGGTATACGTGTAcacgactttattcaccgaATCTCTTATTAGAaggccgggtacagtatatgtatatgattataAGATTATacgattatgacactgagtcacATAATGGGTTGGGTctgtatatgataatgatatgcatgatttatttTGTAAGGAAcaggtacagtgagttcttgattatcatacttgtctcctggactctctacttcagttatgatctttcctattatatttcatactttacatactcagtacatatcttgtactgacccccttcttcggggggttgcgtttcatgcccacaggtacaggtaCTAGCTTCGGTGATCCGCCAACCTAGGATTCCTATTCAGCTATCTTGGAGTGCTCCTTTATCTCGGAGactagacttttggtatagaccctttttgatgtatatatatgtttaattcaGGGGTATGACGGGGCTCTGTTCCGCCATATGAtattgttgatactcttagaggtctgtagacatatgtgtgggttgtgtgtatatgtgttcggTTATGCCTGTATGATTTGTATTTTGGGACGTACCCAttcgtagtggcagccttgtcagctcgcgtatatacatattttgggatgttgtatGTAGTGACAGCTTTGTCGGCTCGTGTATTAGGCTATTTTAATGGATTGCGCCTCCTCAGGATACAGGTTACCTTGATACACGTAGGTAACACTTGAGTTGACATTATGTTTTCACAAAGCCTCCATATGGTGTTTGGTTTCAGTTTGACAAGGtctaatagatatgtatacgagtgtccaactTAGGCACTAGTCACgatctacggggttgggtcgtgacaattctAGCCAACATAATAttgattataaatatataactcaaattataaattgaaattattgttaaattttaaaatgatgtATGTATATGATAAGATTAACACAAAACTGAAACAGTTCAAATCTAAAAACAgatttatcatatattttcaaatcaCTCACTATAAAATGTTATTCTAAAACAATTTACTCATCTTAAAGTTATCATCGTCATCAGTTAGATGATTTTTATTCAAGAGAGATTCAACTTTAAAATAcatatttctttaaatttcaataCAATTAAAGAAATTGATcatcataatataaaaaatatatgaacacttattttgataaaattagtGTATATAAAAATGATAACGAAACttagcatttaaaaagcataaatgaattctcaataaaaaagagattttttatttttttcattcacgTAATcgaatgtatttattttttataaaaaaaataaacaaacaaaattagAATGAAAAATGTAATTGCTTCAATTCAAGCCTGTAGGCTGTATGTAGTAGGAAAGAATTAGCCTTTAATATGACTATCATTCATCTGCATATAAAAATGGTAatactaaaatataaaaaaaaatctagaaaacaaataatatgaaaaatacaGTAAATAAATTCACcaattaaactaataattaatagcaaagagagagagagaaggaaGATTAACGTTATATATCATTGTAGGAGTTTATATAAGAGAGCTTAAGAAGTTGTATTCCAACTCCaatttcatttaaatttgaattcaaacatcatatcaGTCTTTGAAAGAAGATCTTTTATTACTCTTTCTTATCcttgattttttaaatacaatacatttacaacaacaacaacaacccagtaaaattccacaacgtgcggtctgaggagggtaaattgtacgcagaccttactcctactaaGGTAAGACGGCGAAAAATATTTGGAATCCATGagatattatgattttattacAATATTTATTAACTTTAGCGTGTTAAAAACATTCAATGACTTTTCAATAGCTTGTCATTTGGCTTAACCATATTTTAAATTACTCTCCTCtattaattatatagatataaatttgttatttgTAATAATTGGACGGCGATAATATTGACGTTGCACATTCCAAACacaacatatgtatataaatgtGGACAAGACACACTTTTCATAAAATTAGAATAGCATATAACATGGAATATAAACTCTTTTGCATTAGGTGCAggcaattatattattttagatGCAACATGAAAGCAACATTTGGAATTATGAGGACAATATGCATAGAAACCTTCAATATATAAAATCTGGCACACACATGACTTTGAAATATATGTCTAGTCCTCTTATTATTAAAACATACAAAAAGAAACTTCCAACATTCAAAACCCCAAAATTCTAATTTCTTCTTCTGTGTATGATGACTGAAGAATTAGAAAAAAGAGGTGGGAATATTGGAGGTGAAGATTATACACAAGATGGGACTGGTGACCTCAAAGGTAGACCTGTGCTCAGATCCAAAACTGGCAAATGGAGAGCTTGTTATTTCATTGTTggtatgttaattttcttaattcACACTATAGTAATTCATACATAATAGGTCCAACTAGACTCACTTTTATCATGTATATACACATGCAAACAGTTCTAAAATATGTGCATATAATTACGCTCCTCcgtaatttaaatattttaaattttgaattcgtcTTTAAATTGATATTTCAGACAAACCATGCCAAATACCATTAAATCAGTTAATTAGATGACTCATAATAGGAAAACGCCTATTTAATATGCAACAACAAGATTTTCCCTTGATCCGTTTCATGTATGTATGTTTGATAGTCCCTCGAAAGACCCTTATCACTTGGAGACTTCTTACTCCGATCTTATTTTTCCAAGTTGTTTTATCTGGAAAACAGAAAATTGATACTTATAAAGTTCTTCTTACGGTCGTCAATTCATCATAAGATGAATAAAAACCTTGTTTATTACTATCTAtcatatctatatctatatctatctaTCCATCTAtttatatctatatctatattatTATAGAAGCACAAATATAAATGTTGATTGACCAAAATACCTAATAAAAGTTGATTTACTTATTTTcccttttaagttaaaatttcttctatctaaaaaattactaatgggtataaatgtaattttgtactagaactaaacaaaacatatttctattAGGACAAAGTTTATTGTAGGATACATATTATCTTATTAATATTAGGAACTTAACGTTAAATATATTTCAACTAAACTATAAGTATGAAATTTCTCAACGTTTAATAATATTGGTTGACCGAAATATCCATTAAATATTGAACAACTTTTATATCTTggagtaaatatttaatagttataactttaattaatttcaaagtcctACGTATTTGctagaaaaatattaaatgataattttatctattacAGAGTCTTTCAATAAAGGCAATGCCCAATAAATAATTCAATGAGATACAATCTTTCATCATTAACCTCTTTTCCTAAATTCAAGATGATTCGAGACCCAACTCCTAGATCCTGGATCAGATCGGGGTCAGATCTCAATTTGAATATCGGATCCCGAGTTAGAAATCAAGATAAGATTTTAGGGTGCCAGGGTTGGGTACCGAATTAAGTGTCATGACGGTGGGATTTCTTGTTGGATGTCGGAGTCAGATTTCAGATCGAGAGTCGAGGTCAGGTCCCAAGTCAAGAGAGTGAGTCCTTAATAGATTGTCGGGGTCGAGTATCGGGTTTAGATCCCGATTCAAAATTCAGATCTTGTGGTCGGGTCCTGATTCGTAAGTCATGTACTGAATCAAAAGTTGGAGTTGAGTCCTATGTTGAAAGTCAGAATCGGGTCCTAGGTCAGATTCGGGGTCAAATTTTGGTTCGCAAGTCAGATCTAGGGTCTGGTTCTGATGTCAGGGTTGGATCTCGAGTTAGATGTCGGGTATCAAATTGAGTTTTGGAACAAGTGTTGGATCGGGAAATCAGTCGAGAGTCaaggttaagtcttaattcaAAAGTAGATTCCCGATTCAAGTGTCGGGTGTGAGGTCGGGTGTTGAATCGGGTGTCAATATGGGATTCCGAATTAGTCATCAGAGTTTTTTTTGTATGATAATTGATAGGGAGTAACGTGCAAAGCACgttcataatattattataaaagcacgaatataaatagtaattgaccaaaatatccacTAAAAATGATTTACTTGTTTGCCCTTTTAGGTTAAAATTTCATCCATCTAAAAAATTGCTAATGGCTATAAATGTAATTTTATActaggaataaataaaatatatttctattagGACTAAGTTTATTGTAGGATACATATTATCCTATTAATACTAGGAGTTTaacattaaatatattttaagtaaaCTATGAGTAGAAAATTTCTACAATTTAATAATATTGGTCgaccaaaatatccattaaatattgaacgacttttatatccttaaggagtaaatatttaatagttataactttaattaattttaaagtcctacatattttcataataattaaataacaattatttaagaaaaatagaaaataacaattttgtctattgtagaaaaatagtaaatgataattttatctatcATAAAGTCTTTCAATAAAGACAATGTTCAATCAACAATTTAATAATATACAACCATTCGTCAATTATTTCCTAAATTTAAGATGATTTGAGCCCCAACTCCTGAATCTTGGGTTGAATCTCAATTTGAGCTTCGGATTCCGTGTCAGAAATTGAGGTAAGATTTTGGGGTGTCAGGGTTGGGTCCTGAGTTAGGTGTCAAGGTAGGGTTTCGTGTCGGGTATCTGAGTAGGGTTTCAGATCGATAGTTTAGGTCGGTTCCCAAGTTAAATATCGGAGTGAGTCCTTAATCAATCGTCAGGGTCGAGTGTTGAGATCAGATCCCTATTCAAAAGTCGGATCTTGTGGTCAAGTCCCGATTCAGAAGTTAGGTTCTGAATCAAAAGttggagtcgtttcctaagTCAAATTCAGGGTCAGATTCCATTTCGCAAGTTAGATACAGGGTCTAATGTCGGAGTCAGATCTCGAGTCAAAAGTCGATCCGGGTCAAGAGTCGAAAATTGGGGCTAGTCTCGCGTTGGATGTTAGGGTCCGATGGGGTCAGATCCTGGTTCAAAAATTGGGTGCAGGGCCAAATCTCAAGTCAGAAGTTGGGTCCTGATCCGGGATTCAGATAGATCCTAGGTTGTGAATTGTTGTTGGAAGTGCGGTTTCAAATTAGTGTTAGGTGTCAAGTGTCGATATCGGATATCGAAGTCGAGTTTTGAGACAGGTCTAGAGTCAAATATTGAGATTGAATCTCAGTCAGAAGTCGGATCTCGGGTCGAGTCCTAAAACAAGTGTTGGATCGAAAAATAAGTCGGGAATCAAGGTCAAGTCTTGATTAGGAAGTAAAGTTCTGATTCAGGTGTCGGATGGCGGGGTCAAGCCCCGAATCGAGTATCGGAATGGTACTCTGAATTAGTTATTAGAGCTCTTTTTTGTATGATAAATGATGGAGAGTAACATGCAAAGCATGTTCATAGACACTAGTATTATTATAAAAGCATGAATATAAACGTCGATTAACCAAAGTATACACTAAAAAGTTGATTTACTTATTTGtccttttaagttaaaattttctCCATTTAAAAATTACTAATGGGTATAAATGTAATTTTATACTAGTTTAAAGAAAACATATTTCTATTAGAATTAATTTTACTGCAGGATACATATTATCCTATTAATACTAGGGGCTTAACTTTAAATCTATTTCATGTAAACTATGAGTAGAGAATTTCTATACGTTTTATAATATTGGttgaccaaaatatccattaaatatTGAACGACTTTATATCCTTAATGAGTaaatacttaatatttataattttaattaatttcaaagtcctacatatttgcattgtaattaaataataattattataaaaaaaatagtaaatgttAATTTTATCTTAGACTCTTTCAATAAAGGACAAAATGttcaatcaacaattcaatgagATACACACTCCCGTCATTAATCTTTTTTCCTAAATTTAAGATGATTCGAGACCCTACTCCTGGATCTCTAGTTGGATCTCAATTTGAGCGTTGGATCCTGAGTTAGAAATCGAGGTAAGATCCAGAGTAGGGTGTTAGGTTTGGAACTCGAGTTAGGTGTTAGGGTGGAGTTTCATATCAAGTGCTTGAGTTGGATTTTAGATCGAGAGTCGAGGTCAGGTCCCTAATCAAGTATTGAAGTGGGTTCGTATTGGTTGAATATCAGAGTCAAATGTTAGGATTGGATTCGGGTTCAAAATTCGGATCTCATGGTCAAATCTTGATTTTAAAGTCAGGTCACAAATCAAGAGTTCAAGTCGGGTCCTATGTCTGAAGTCGGGATCGAATCCTAGATCGAAATTCAGGTTCGAGTGTCGAGGGTCAGATCTTGGTTCACAAGTCAGGTCTAGAGTTTGATGTTGGGGTTAGATATTTATGTTGAAAGTAAGTTCGGGTTAGGAGTCGGAAGTCAAGGTTGGGTCTCGTGTTGTATGTCAAGGTCGGGTGGGGTTAGATCCAGTTCGAAAGTCGAGTGCATGGTCGAATTTCAGGTTAGATATCAGGTCCCGATTCGAGATTCAGATTAGGTATTAGGCCGGAGTTGGTGTCGGAAGTCGGGTCCTAGATCATAGTTAGGTTTCAGATGTCGAGGTTTTGGATATCAAGGTTGAGTTTCGAGTCGGGTCCAAGTTTGAATGTCAAATCGAATCTCGAGTCAGAAGTCGAGTCTCAGATCGAGTCTTGGGATAAGTGTTGGATTGGGTCCTGGGTCAGGAGTTGtcattttaagttaaaatttcctccatctaaaaaattatgaattggtataaatataattttgtaatAGGGctaaacaaaacatatttcaattAGGACTAAGTTTATTGTAGGATATATATTATCCTATTAATACTAGGGGCTTAACATTAAATCTATTTCAAGTAAACTATGAGTAAAAAATTTCTACACGTTTAATAATATTGGtgaccaaaatatccattaaacATTGAATGACTTTTATATcctgacaacaacaacaacatacctagtgaaatctcacaagtgaggtctgaaaagagtagagtgtacgcagaccctAACAATACCTTATGGAGATAGAGATGTTGTTTTTGAAAGACCCTTAaagattaaatatttaataattataactttaattaatttcaaagtcgtacatatttgcataataattaaataataattattttaaaaaaatagtaaatgacaattttgtctattgtagaaaaataataaatgataattttatctattatagaATCTTTCAGTAAAGAAAATGTTCAACCAATAATTCAATGAGATACAACCATCTGCTATTAACCTTTTTTCCTAAATTTAAGATGATTCGAGACCCAACTCCTGGATCTCGGGTCAGACCAGGATCAGATCCCAATTTGAGTGTCGGATTCCGAATCAAAAATCGAGGTAAGATTTTGGGGTGTCAGCGTTGGGTCTCGACTTAGGAATCAGGGTGGGGTTTCGTGTCAGGAGTCGAAGTTAGATTTTAAATCGAGAATTGAGGTCGGGTCCCAAGTCAAGTATCGGAGTGGGTCCTTAATTGATCTTCGTGGTCATGTGTAGGGATTAGATCATGATTTGAAAGTCGGATCTCATAGTTGTGTCCTAAATTTAAAAGTCGAATCCTGAAATAAAAGTTGAAGTCAGGTCCTATGTCGAAAGTCAAGATTGGATCTTAGATTAGATTCGAGGTCAGATCCAAGTTCGCAAGTCAGATCCAGGGTCTAATGTAGGGTCAGATCTTGTGTCAAAAGTCGGTCCAGGTAAGGAGTCAAGTCGATGTTGGTCTCGTGTAGGATGTTAGGGTTGGATTGGGTTAGATCCCGGTTCGTAAGTTGGGTGCAAGGTCGAATCTCAAGTCAAAAGTCGGGTCTCGATATGGGATATGGGATTTGGATCGTGTCCTAGGTTGGAAGTTGGTGTAGGAAGTGGAGTCCCGAATTAGTGTAGGGTGTCAAGTGTCAAGGTTGGATGTTAGGGTCGAGTTTTGAGTCGGGTCTAGATTCGAATATTGAGATCGGATCTTGAGTCAGAAGTCGGGTCTCGGGTCGAGTCCTGGAACAAGTGTTGGATCAAAAAATGGGTCAAGAGTCAGAGTCAAGTCTTGGTTTGGAAGTAAAGTCTCAATTCAACTGTCAGGTGTCGAGGTATGATGTCGGGGTCGACTTTCAAGTCGGGTGTCGAAATGGAAGTCTGAATTAgtcatcaatttttttatagaaTAATTGATATAAGTAACATGCAAAGCACGTTCATAAAAACTAGATTACATTAAAAGGCTCAAATCATTCTCTCCCTCTTTTTACGTTCCTTTATATGTATGTAGATTGTTAACTATACATTTTTCACATGTTTCTAGTAATTCACATGCGGAGCTGCTCCATGGTTAAATCTCCAAATTTGGGGCCTTccaaattttattaatgataaaTTACTAGCTATGTGTTAATTTTTCCAACTTTTCATATTTATGTTACAagtacaatatttttttatataatttattatcttgaacttttttaaatgaaagaaatgaagaaaatattgtTCTTCCTTTTTATATTCCATCCACTAATATTcacattattttaattatttcttgttAATTCCTTGTGTTTTTCAATTCTTTAAATCTCTGATAAGTTAGAGTATATTTTGCTAAAAATAAGAGTTAATTGCGGAAAAGTGTTGATCAAAGTGGATTgcttattcctttttctttttttatgctTTCAAAACTTACAACGAACATAGTAAATTAGGCTATACCAAGTTATGGACTTCTTGAATCAAATTCTATCGTTCTaacttcattatttttatttaaaaattatcagCTTATTTCTTATAGAATTATGATAACAACTCCTGTAATGAATGCCTCaatggaaaaataattttcaacattaaaattaataaaatcttATATATAATTAACAATTGGAAAAGAAAATGTCCAAACAAATTGATTATTAAAAAATTCAGTAAGTACGTAATAATTTTACATTCAAAAAGTTTGAAAAAtagatttcaaataaaatatatatgaagTTTGTTTAGATTTTAGACccctaattaaaatttattttaaagcTCCAATTATGTTAAATTGTCCctgtcataaaaaaaaatgatacaaTATTGAATAAGAATCTACAACACACTAGAACATCGACTAATATTAACATTTAATGTGCGACTTTGTTGCAAGCCCTCAAACACgttttatgaataaattacaaaaataaattgcaAAAAAGTATCTAGTTAAATCATGGCATTGTAAAGATACATTTAGTATCTAGCATATTAATTAAATTGGGGTATACCGTAAaagtttaaataatatataccaCTTACATTGAGAAAGTGCTACATCAAGTGATAAATATATGGATGAAAAAGGTAAAAACTACTTTTATATATGTTCAGGGTATGAGGTATTTGAGAGGATGGCATTCTATGGAATATCAACAAATCTGGTGATTTATTTAAGCAACAAGTTTCATGAAGGCACTGTCAAATCTTCAAACAATGTTACTAACTGGGTTGGTACTGTTTGGTTGACTCCCCTTATTGGTGCTTACATTGCTGATGCTCATCTTGGTCGTTACACGACTTTTCTAATCTCTTCTGCTGTTTACCTTGTGGTAATTAAGACTAACTTGTTTTCATTTCCATTCATTTTTCGGTTTGTTTGGAGTTGGTTAGAGTTATGGAGATATTAGTAATGTAGGGATTAGTTATGAgccaatttatgtattattttatgtagaTATTAATTATGTAGGGATTAATTATAATCAATTAGTTATTCCACCTTCTATCatgcataaaaaaaatacatagatTTCTATATAACTTAtgtatgtattagttatgtatGTTTATAAAATGTCAATCAAACATCGTATTGGTTTTATTCATGAATACCGTATTACTATATATCTACCTACTAAACGCCATATAAGTtacacaaaaattattatatgaataattcaTTTCTTATCAAGCTACCAAATGACCCTTTAAGGGATTGTTTGGTAGTTGGTTAGAGTTATGCAGATATTACTAATGTAGGAATTAGTTAATTATGAGTGAATCTATGTATTATTTCATACGGGTATTAGTTATGCGGAAGAttaattattcatgtattagtaaCTCCACCTTCTatcttatataaaataataaatagatttTCTCGTATTAGTTATGGAGTTTCTAAATTGTCAACCAAAcatcatattaattttataatgacaaatatcGTGCACTAAATTACTAACCCTGTGTCTTGTTCTTTGACACACATTAACTGCAACAGGGAATGTGTTTGGTGACACTGTCTGTTACATTGAAATCCTTGAGACCTCCGAGTTGTGGCAAAGGAATCAAAGACATAGACTGCACTAAAAGGGCTTCTGCTTTCCAAATTGGCATATTCTATTGTGCTTTATACATAATTGCTATTGGAACTGGTGGAACCAAGCCTAATATATCAACAATGGGTGCAGATCAGTTTGATGATTTTGATCCTaaagaaaaatttcaaaagCTTTCCTTTTTCAATTGGTGGATGTTTAGCATATTTCTTGGAACTCTATTCTCCAACACTTTCCTTGTATACTTGCAAGACAATGTCGGTCCAGGTATTGGTTATGGCCTTCCAACTGCTGGACTTGCTGTGTCTATCATGGTGTTCTTGTTAGGCACTCGTTACTATAGACACAAAACTCCTTCGGGGAGTCCATTCACTAGGATTGCTCAAGTTCTTGTCTCTGCTGCTAGGAAGTGGAAGGTGGTTGTCCCTAATGACCCAAAGGAACTTCATGAGCTGAGATTGGAAGAATATACTAACTCTGCAGGAATCTTCAGAATTGATCATACCCCTTCTCTAAGGTGACAGTATTCcgatatttaatttatatacattgaattatatatatcaaCCAGACTGTCACCATATGACCAGTAGGTCACAACCCAAGACATGAAAATAGCCACTTGCAAAAATGTAGGGAAAGGTTGCATATAGTAGACTTTATGAGGTCGGGCCTTTCTCTAGGCCTTCTGCATAGCGGGAACTTAGAAACCAGGCTGCTCTTAAGTGTATTTTAACCTGTTGTAGCAAAAAAATTGTCTTATTTTTCAGGTTATTAATTTCAACAGTTACTTACATGGTGACCTGATAGTGTAGATTATTAATGTTtgctttttaattatttctttgcttaattgtatatgattggactTATTTTGGATGCAGGACTCTTGACAAGGCAGCAGTGAAAACAGGGCCTAGTTCACCTTGGACACTTTGTTCAATCACCCAAGTTGAAGAAGCTaagcaaatgataaaaatgCTACCAATACTTATAGCAACTTTCATACCAAGCACAATGCTAGCACAAACACATACCCTCTTCATTAAACAAGGTACAACTTTGAAGAGAGGAATCGGTCCAAAGTTTGAAATTCCTCCAGCATCTCTTACAGCCTTCATAACAATCTCCATGTTAATCACCATAGTTGTCTATGATCGCTTCATTATACCTATTCTTAGAAGATACACAAAGAACCCGAGGGGGATCACATTGTTGCAAAGACTAGGGGTTGGCCTTATCTTGCATATCATAGTCATGCTTACAGCCTCCTTCGTCGAAAGAAAAAGGCTTAGTGTAGCAAGAGAACATGGAATTACTGAGAAAAAACAGATTGTTCCGCTACCTATTTCTGTTCTGTTTCCCCAGTTTGTATTAATGGGAGTTGCTGATAACTTTGTGGAGGTTGCGAAACTTGAGTTTTTCTATGACCAGGCACCAAATAGTATGAAAAGCCTTGGGACTGCATATGCTACAACTAGCTTGGGTGTTGGCTATTTTCTGAGCAGCTTTCTACTATCAACTGTGGCAGATGTAACCAAAAAAAGGGGGCACAAAGGGTGGATTTTGGACAACCTCAATATCTCTCATTTGGATTATTATTATGCATTTTATGCTGTCTTGAGCTTTATcaactttcttttcttcatGATTGTAGCAAGACTCTTCGTTTATAACACCGAGATCAACAAAACCAACAAAGAGTTGCAGGAGGCCATGCAACCCTCACTTAGCAAGTCAATAATCGAAGAAGACAAGGCACCTCAATCAAATACCTTACTAGTGTAACACAAAATTATCAAACTTTAGAATCAAGGTTGTTATATCTCTATTTCATTATGGATTTCTTTTAGCCTTTGCACTGGTGGGATGGATCAACACCAGTACCTTATTATTGATCGCACAGGCCAACTTTCGTGAAACCAAATAGTAGTAAagacaataattttttcttttttttgaaaatgataaatttcaaaaaaaaaaaagttaaagcaGAATGAATGATAGTCGTATATTGACAAGGATGAGCTTTTTTATGAAGAAAGCTTCACGCCCAACTGCTTGTATATTGATCGGAAAGAAGATGCATTCATAACTGagacacatatatattattgggCTATATACCTTAAATTATAGTTGTTGCGTCCAAACGCACATGCAAGTGTACgtggtctcaaaagtaatatagtgacccttttAAAGAGCCGGATATCGAACCCACGGGAAATTGAATTAGGCGTTAATTAActtttcaatgaatcaaattattcatacgtgttttcaaagagttgagttcatttata
This DNA window, taken from Solanum dulcamara chromosome 3, daSolDulc1.2, whole genome shotgun sequence, encodes the following:
- the LOC129881696 gene encoding protein NRT1/ PTR FAMILY 5.2-like yields the protein MMTEELEKRGGNIGGEDYTQDGTGDLKGRPVLRSKTGKWRACYFIVGYEVFERMAFYGISTNLVIYLSNKFHEGTVKSSNNVTNWVGTVWLTPLIGAYIADAHLGRYTTFLISSAVYLVGMCLVTLSVTLKSLRPPSCGKGIKDIDCTKRASAFQIGIFYCALYIIAIGTGGTKPNISTMGADQFDDFDPKEKFQKLSFFNWWMFSIFLGTLFSNTFLVYLQDNVGPGIGYGLPTAGLAVSIMVFLLGTRYYRHKTPSGSPFTRIAQVLVSAARKWKVVVPNDPKELHELRLEEYTNSAGIFRIDHTPSLRTLDKAAVKTGPSSPWTLCSITQVEEAKQMIKMLPILIATFIPSTMLAQTHTLFIKQGTTLKRGIGPKFEIPPASLTAFITISMLITIVVYDRFIIPILRRYTKNPRGITLLQRLGVGLILHIIVMLTASFVERKRLSVAREHGITEKKQIVPLPISVLFPQFVLMGVADNFVEVAKLEFFYDQAPNSMKSLGTAYATTSLGVGYFLSSFLLSTVADVTKKRGHKGWILDNLNISHLDYYYAFYAVLSFINFLFFMIVARLFVYNTEINKTNKELQEAMQPSLSKSIIEEDKAPQSNTLLV